Proteins from a single region of Corylus avellana chromosome ca11, CavTom2PMs-1.0:
- the LOC132165007 gene encoding uncharacterized protein LOC132165007, with translation MELEQPILDFEQLVLREAVSVSAKKVNQNHSKASAKTTNAYRPNTSQPSDHRCRRSESSRALEMGVPWNYSPEEKLSWVRSQIIGGEAEIDSPSGKRRLTYADHTATGRSLLYIENFITHNVLPFYGNTHTCDSYVGDRTTKLVREASNYIKKCLGGGNDDSLLFCGSGSTGAIKKLQEIIGVAVTPILRERVLKCLTKEERWVVFVGPYEHHSNLLSWRNSLAQVVEIGLDDDGLIDMEALRLQLESYKHANRPILGSFSACSNVTGIYSDTRAIARLLHQYGGVACFDFAASGPYVEIDMRSGEMDGYDAIFLSPHKFLGGPGSPGILLMSNALYLLKSSPPSTCGGGTVNYVNGFSEKHTVYKEEIEERENAGTPQIIQTIRASLAFRVKEYIGYQVIENKEQAYIHRALQRLLPNKNIWILGNTTTKRQAILSFLIYSTTNSTLGGLKNNSREIRDVLNMWGESGNKRDKPLHGPLVASLLNDLFGIQARGGCACAGPYGHVLLGVDDTYLLAFSDAVAKGYVGTKPGWARISFPYYMSEEEFEFILDALEFLAIYGQRFIPLYHYNFETGAWTFKKKALQELLNKENILEDYNSKACGDEKRKMSKYRGYLEAAKYIASLLPKFPSQRRLPEQIDPNLFHFRI, from the exons ATGGAATTGGAGCAACCCATTTTGGATTTCGAGCAACTCGTGTTGAGAGAGGCTGTTTCTGTTTCTGCTAAAAAAGTTAACCAAAACCACAGCAAAGCAAGTGCTAAGACCACCAATGCATATAGACCAAACACTTCTCAACCTTCCGACCACCGTTGCCGTCGCTCCGAATCCTCCAGGGCACTGGAAATGGGTGTGCCATGGAACTACTCCCCGGAGGAAAAACTATCTTGGGTACGTTCTCAAATCATTGGTGGCGAAGCAGAAATCGATTCTCCTTCCGGGAAAAGAAGACTCACCTATGCTGATCACACCGCCACCGGCCGGTCTCTTCTGTATATTGAAAATTTCATCACCCACAACGTTCTTCCCTTTTATG GGAATACTCACACGTGTGACAGCTACGTGGGGGACCGGACAACAAAGTTGGTGCGTGAAGCATCCAACTACATCAAGAAATGCTTGGGTGGTGGAAATGATGATTCCCTCTTGTTCTGCGGCTCCGGCTCCACCGGAGCCATTAAAAAGCTTCAAGAAATAATCGGCGTTGCCGTGACACCAATCTTGAGGGAGAGGGTACTCAAATGCCTCACTAAGGAGGAAAGGTGGGTGGTTTTTGTTGGGCCTTACGAGCACCACTCGAACCTTCTTTCATGGCGGAATAGCTTGGCTCAAGTGGTAGAGATTGGTTTGGATGATGATGGTTTGATTGACATGGAGGCTCTACGGCTACAACTTGAATCGTATAAACATGCCAACAGGCCTATTTTGGGTTCTTTTTCGGCTTGTAGCAATGTGACTGGAATTTATTCGGATACACGAGCAATTGCTAGACTTCTTCACCAATATGGAGGCGTTGCATGCTTTGATTTTGCAGCAAG CGGTCCATACGTGGAGATTGACATGAGGTCCGGGGAGATGGACGGCTACGATGCCATTTTCCTTAGCCCACATAAGTTTCTCGGTGGCCCCGGATCGCCGGGCATTCTTCTGATGAGCAATGCCCTTTATCTCCTAAAATCTTCTCCACCATCGACTTGTGGAGGTGGAACTGTTAATTATGTCAACGGCTTTAGTGAAAAG CACACGGTATATAAAGAGGAAATTGAAGAAAGGGAAAATGCTGGGACTCCTCAAATAATCCAGACAATTAGAGCATCATTGGCCTTCAGGGTAAAGGAATATATTGGCTACCAAGTGATTGAAAATAAGGAGCAAGCCTACATACACAGAGCACTTCAGAGGCTTCTCCCAAACAAGAACATTTGGATTTTAGGAAATACAACCACCAAACGACAAGCCATATTGTCTTTCCTCATTTATAGTACAACCAATTCCACCTTGGGTGGCCTCAAAAACAATAGCAGAGAGATAAGGGATGTGCTTAACATGTGGGGAGAGAGTGGGAACAAGAGAGATAAGCCTCTTCATGGACCATTGGTTGCATCACTCTTGAACGACTTGTTTGGCATCCAGGCTCGAGGTGGGTGCGCTTGTGCTGGACCCTATGGCCACGTCTTGCTTGGTGTCGATGACACCTATTTACTTGCCTTCAGCGATGCTGTTGCAAAG gggTATGTTGGAACAAAACCAGGATGGGCTAGAATCAGCTTTCCCTACTACATGTCTGAGGAGgagtttgagtttattttaGATGCATTGGAGTTTTTAGCTATTTATGGGCAACGGTTCATTCCTTTGTACCACTACAATTTTGAAACAGGCGCCTGGACTTTTAAGAAGAAGGCACTTCAGGAGCTTCTCAACAAGGAAAACATCTTGGAAGATTACAATTCTAAGGCGTGTGGCGAcgaaaagagaaagatgagtAAATATAGAGGTTATTTAGAAGCTGCAAAGTACATTGCCAGTCTGCTTCCCAAGTTCCCTTCTCAACGTAGACTTCCGGAGCAGATTGATCCCAACCTTTTCCATTTCAGAATCTAA